A window of the Rhea pennata isolate bPtePen1 chromosome 19, bPtePen1.pri, whole genome shotgun sequence genome harbors these coding sequences:
- the FADS6 gene encoding fatty acid desaturase 6 → MDRAAGAPGPPRGRAPGEEEHPAGPPRSSEEPGRRDEALMAELAELVREVVESSGWWERHGVDVCIIALSFLLLPAGFLCLRSASAVPFLAGVVVLGVGHHAVTVKGSHLASHNALTESKAWGKVWAVFFIEVCSAFTAEQATYNHVKIHHGYTNVIGLGDSSTWKLPFLNRYVYMFIAPLAVPIITPLVALDLLRNVKLKTALRTICFMFLGLYSHYWILLHVSGFRSAWSALLCMLVTRSLLAHPYIHVNIFQHIGLPMFAADKKPKRIQLMSLGVLNLPRNALLDWAFGHSLVSCHVEHHLFPGLSDNMCLKIKPVVSQYLRKKQLPYNEDSYASRLRLFLQKYEELMVHAPPITELVGVQ, encoded by the exons ATGGACCgcgccgcgggagcccccggcccgccgcgggg CAGGGCCCCGGGGGAGGAAGAGCatcccgccgggccgccgcggtCCTCGgaggagccggggcggcgcgaCGAAGCCCTCATGGCCGAGCTCGCGGAGCTGGTGCGGGAGGTGGTGGAGAGCAGCGGCTGGTGGGAGAGGCACGGCGTGGACGTCTGCATCATCGCCCTcagcttcctcctgctgcccgCGG GGTTCCTGTGCCTGCGGTCGGCCTCCGCCGTCCCCTTCCTGGCCGGCGTTGTCGTCCTCGGCGTGGGGCACCACGCGGTGACTGTGAAGGGCAGCCACCTGGCCAGCCACAACGCCTTGACGGAGTCCAAGGCCTGGGGCAAAGTGTGGGCTGTCTTCTTCATTGAG GTCTGTTCAGCTTTCACGGCCGAGCAGGCCACCTACAACCATGTGAAGATCCACCACGGCTACACTAATGTCATCGGTTTGGGGGATTCCAGCACCTGGAAGCTGCCTTTCTTGAACCGCTATGTGTACATGTTCATCGCACCTCTTGCAGTGCCTATCATAACCCCTCTTGTTGCGCTGG ATTTGCTGAGGAATGTCAAGTTGAAAACAGCTCTCCGGACCATTTGCTTCATGTTTCTGGGTCTTTATTCCCATTACTGGATTCTGCTCCATGTCTCGGGTTTCCGGTCTGCCTGGTCCGCTCTGCTCTGCATGCTGGTCACACGCTCCCTCCTTGCACATCCCTATATCCACGTGAACATCTTCCAG CACATCGGCCTCCCCATGTTCGCGGCCGACAAGAAACCCAAGCGGATTCAGCTCATGAGCCTCGGCGTGCTGAACCTGCCCCGCAACGCCCTGCTCGACTGGGCCTTCGGCCACTCGCTCGTCAGCTGCCACGTGGAGCATCACCTCTTCCCCGGCCTCTCCGACAACATGTGCCTGAAG ATCAAACCCGTCGTCTCCCAGTAcctgaggaagaagcagctGCCGTACAACGAGGACTCCTACGCGTCCCGGCTCCGGCTCTTCCTGCAGAAATACGAGGAGCTGATGGTCCACGCTCCCCCCATAACGGAGCTGGTGGGCGTGCAGTGA